DNA from Solenopsis invicta isolate M01_SB chromosome 4, UNIL_Sinv_3.0, whole genome shotgun sequence:
atttatttttaaatctgacaCACTCGGAACTACGCTTcactctctttatctctctctttaaTTGACATCTAtatcgatttaaataaatttcccTGTTTACGATAAAAGATTATTCTATTTTCCAACTGATACGCAATCTACGATAAGTATCACAAAACAACGTTCCACATGTCTGCAAGAACTATGGGAAATTTACTTCGTGAAAAAGGTCAATGCCGAATCCGAATGCAAACTCGAGACCACTCGAGACTGACGTTTTACAATGTAATGTCACAATGATTAATGGACGATGAGACTAAGGGAAATTGGAACGATACATAAAATATGAAGGAATGAATAAGATCGATGAGTTTTCGATTTGCCGGTTGTAAATGTAGTAATTGTTAGGCCCGCTCAAGGAACATTGCTCCTTTAGTTATCGTTCCTGAGCACGGAGTCTTCTTCGTCTCAAGGAATAATTTTACTATGTTACTTACCAAGGTTAATCGACGTCGATCCACAGCAATACGATCTGTTTCGCCATTCCGCGCCAGTTATGATCGTTCGCGTGTCTTACTCCGTTTATGTTCGACTCTCAGCCAGTTTTACCTTCCGCTCCTTACGTCGGTCGAAATCACGCTTACGCAGTTAGACTTGATGTATCGTATATTCGAAGAATTGTTCGATAAATCAAACGTCTGAAGATAGCCGCTCGTTTCTAGTGTAAGGGTAAactaaaagaatttcttttagaCGGAACATATTTTTActtcagtttatttttattccaagtGTCACGTTTgtaactaataatattttaattctaaatttaaaacaaaaaactgatttcataaattttgcGAATTCTTTGCAAACTTTATTCAATatcgtaaaaattttgtttgagcAGTTTGTTGATTCAAGAAAGATTTAAGAAAAgactttctttttataataaagagaaataaacgaaaaattttttttttatttcaaacgaCTCCAAACATTTTCATTGAgacgtattttattttctttcatttcttaatATACTGTTACTACATTTTAATTATCGTTACTGTATTGttaaactgaaatatttaattgaatcacGCATTTCTCTGTCTATTCACTGATATAGTATTTGCACTTGTAAAACATCGTTGAAAATTTGATTGCTGTAATCTCATTGTCGCGTTGGCACGTAATATTTGTGGCACGTAGAGAGCAGGTGGTAATTTATAATTGAAGGCTATCGTCATTGCACGCATTGTAGGGTTATATCGAGGTAAACACTGCATAACTGTCGAGTATTTACATATTCGGCTGTGAATTATTCATAGTATTCAAATGCCcgagattttaaatattctgaTGTTCGAGTAAATATTGTGTTTCACATATTAAAAGAATTCTTCTgtaataatgaattaataaaatttaaataatcctGTATAAAATTTTTGGCAAAATACAATTTCTCTGCATTAGCTTTCCCAgtaaagtttatattaattattaatttatcaatatacacacaattaatatttattaaatatgctgtgttaataaaaaatcaatttttttgtaaatcaacaaataatattacatattgcgTACGCAAGTACTCTTTtagattacaaaatattatagtacaattttttttagataatttaaaatctgATTTAAATGATTGAAATTGTTCTTTTCACGTTTTTCTCACGTTTgacgtaaaatttaatattggaGCTACTCTCCGTTAGCTCCACTTCTGGTACAAAGTGTATTTTCTTCTGGCACGTCTCGAGTATCTTCCTCGCCGCTTTTATCACGCGCGTATGCCGTAATGCAGTGTCTCTAGTAGTACGAGACAAGGGTAGTCTTCGTCTGACACGCTGCAACATTCATTCACTACGTAGCGGCATTCTTGTCGTTCGTTTAGTTCGTGAACCTTCACGAAGACTGGTTGGTCACATGTTTACGCAACAGGTTTACGGGCGTCCATATTGTCCAAAGCGAGGTTGAAGTATATCCCATAAGAGtacgtgaaaaaaatcgatatggACTCGCAGGAAACCACGAACAGAGTGGCTGAACCTGCTTCGGGCCATGGAGAAACTATGGTAAGATATAAGGAGATACATAGAACGAAATACAATCAACGATCATTAACAAAGGATTCATATTTTTGTTCTAATTCTATATTCACTATGCGATCTATTTAATTCtaatagattaataaataaatttgatcttGATACGGGTaaaaaattgcgatttttttgaaagaatagTGAGGGTCTTTATAACGCAAGCATAACGTCGCTCGTTGCATCCGTCGAAGCGAATGAATCGCGATGGAAGTTGAGTCGTTCGTGGCACGATCCCATAATGAACTGAAAGTAAAACGGTGGCAGGCACGGTAAGACGTCACCGACCCGCATTATCAAAAGATCGATAAACTCAGGGCCACGATTTCACGAATTTCGACTCCCGTCTGGGAACTGTAGTTCTCTCGTGGTTTCTACATTGTTATCGTAGAACGTTTATACGCTTTACCGTCGTACAGATTAGCCCGCAACACGAAATGTCGCGTTAGGAACTAACAAAATTGAATTATGAAAACACTGACGTTGGAAAAACAATCGCTAACGTGCGGCGTTGAAACGCAgtcatttaaaattgataacaaGAAAATCGATGATGCTTTTGTATCTCAGAAGTTATGGGATTACACAGTTAGAGGATGACGCAGAAAATTGAGTCAACGTCTGTAGGCTCCCAATTTGAAGCGGCATAACAAAAAGATCGATGGGACTAAGGTCAAGGTTAATACTGTCGATCACAATTCGCGCCAATAAGCCTTCGGTTTCTTTACGTTCCAATATCGCTCGAGATTAAAATCGGTTTGTAATCGCGTCGCAAACGTTTTTAGTGCCAAACTACGCGTTTGAGATCTGACTACATATCGAATTAAGGTATcataattcatttaaatctctgtaacaaaaagaagataaaatcaACGTTTAGACAAAGGCAGGAAACTTAGACTAAATTGGATATATATTAATTCGTTCCGACTACCTTCGAACAAGAATAGGAACAGGTTCACGTTTCAATGTCAGAAACGCCAACAAACGTAATCTCTATATTCGTTCACGACGATGAAAACTGCTGGTTTAATCTGATGATGATTATATCAGCATCTCGAAAATTGACGCAAGAAGTCAGACTTCTTCTTACCTAgggaaataaacttttttataatttagttatatCGCCCAATCTACGGTGACATTTTCCACAAAAAGgtctttttacttttaagtttTCTAAGATGCTTGTAACATTATTGTcacatttgaaaataaattaatttactttcttGATCATGATATCTTCAATTCTTGCTTTTTAATCTAATTATGAAGCACCGCGGTCATATAAGTATATTTGACTAGGAcgacatattattaaattgggaaatacaaaatatctaatatttctctttttaaattaaaaaaaaatgaatgaactTATGATGTAACGCGAACATACCAAAGAAAAGAACTATTTCCAGGCTCGTCTGTTCTCTGTCAAATTGACTTGTCATAACAGACTCACCGACGAGTACACATTTCCGCACAGATGTACGCGACACGTGCTATTCTTCCGCAGGTGAAACCAAACGTTCCTTTGCCACCGCAAGGATTTCAAGCCCGACCGCAAGGTCCTCCTCCGACTCCCAGAAATTCGATAAATAATGGTCCCGTAGGCGCACCTCGACCGGGACCACCATTACGACGATTGGATAGCCGTTCTTCTCTAGGTCCGCCGCCAGCCTCGGGTCAGTTCGTGCAGCTTAGGCCTTACAGTCCGCCGAGACCACCAGGAGGCTCTTTCCCACCAAGGGCACCGCAGCCCGGTCAGCTACCTCCGCAAAATCCGCTATTACCTCCGCATCAACGTTTCGTATACTCTCCGGGGATTCGAGGTCCTCCGCCGCAGGGTGCAGGAGGTCAACGGCCACCCTTTGTTGTTAATCAACAGGCGTATCAGgcgcaacagcaacagcaacagcagcagcagcaacagcagcaacagcaacagcgaAGCGGCAACGATCCGCGATTTCAGCGACCAGACGTCGCGCCTCCCCAGAACGAACCGCGGCGACCCAGTCAAGAATCCGTCTTTCCGCGACAGTTACTGAGGAATGACTCGTCGTTGAGCCTGCAACGACAACAGCTTTTGTCAAACGAGGAGATCAAGCAACCGATACGACCACGCATTGTCATCGAGAAGATGGCGGATATTAATGAGACCGGTGTTGATAAACCGGAGGGTTATCTGCAGAGAAAGAAGTCTGACGTTCGCGAGAACGGCgaggatgacgacgacgacgtcgtgaTGGATAACAAGAAGTCGCCGCGACACATTGACGATGGTACTCCCGAGGGACTGGTGAACGGCTCGAAATCGCCTTCAACCCCGAGGAAACTCGATGATACTAGTAGACCCGAGAGTCGACCGGGTACGGCTACTATCGAggataaaatggaaaaaatggaCGACAAGCAGGACGTACCCTCAAGACCAATTTCTGCTAACATCGATGACACGGCGACGCTCATTTCTCAAAGCAGACCATCCTCCGCAATAAATAATGATAGAGAGGAGCAACTGGCTGATAGACCGCCATCGAGCAAAGAAATCAATGCTGCATCGACTCCTCCAAAATCTTCAGACAATTCGCGATCTGCCACTCCGTCTCATTTGAATGCGCCTCAGAACGCGGAACAGGACAGAAATTCAGATAAATCACGTTCCAGTACTCCAGCCCGACTGGAGTCGCCTGGAAACACGGAACGAGAATCGACTCCAGTCAAGACTCCGGATAAGTCGCGTTCGAGTACTCCAGCCGGTTTGGAATTGCCCGAAAATGCGGAACAGGAATCGAGAACACCTGAGTCGAAGACGCCAGATAAGTCACGCGCGAGCACCCCGGCTTCGCAGTTGGCGCCGTCTCCGAATGCGGAGAGAGAGTCGGAATCCGCGGCGAGAACGCCCAACAAGTCACGTTTGAGCACACCTCAAGCTGAAATAGAATCGGGCGACAACGAGGCCTCTGCCGAGCCGGACAAATCCGCCGACAGCACTCTACATGTGAAAGACTCCAGCAGACCAGCGTCATCGTTGAGCTCGGCGAGCGAGAAAGGCGGTAAATCACCGAGATCTCCCACGACACCGAAATCGCTCGAGAACGTAAAGGGCTTCGACAACGGACAACAGAGAACGCTGTCTTCCGGTAGTAGTCCTCGATCACCGAAATCACCCGTTGATAGCGAAAAACAGACGGAGGACGGGAAGAAGAGAACGTCCTTCGTCGAGGATTCCGCCGAAAAAGCGGACAAGACATCGCCAGTGAAGCCCACCACTCTAACAGTTAAAACTCCACGCGAGCAAACACCGGATGACGAGAAGAAAGCTGCTGAGAAAAAAGGTCCTTGCGTGCGAACGCGCAAATTGAATAAGACAAAACAGATTCTGATTCATTTGCTtcacaaatattaatttgcttGCAATTCATGCACTCGCCTCGTAAAGATTCAGAGGAGCTATTTTCGTCCCTTCATCCTATATAAAAATTCGATGTAACAAGATAATTTAAGAAACAaggatattttatttctcttgtaGAGTAAAATTAGATTTCTTATTCTTAGGTCTCttgttattaaaatagaatattttaacgATTATTCAAAGCAAATCGATGACGTTACAAAGAACTGAACTAATATCTAATCTAATTCTATATTCGAGGCTCTTGAGACTTTGCTTCGGTGCAATTCTGACGTACACATGTCTTTAACCGATTATtacaatgtaatcatatattgttttttctttcacaGCGATCCAAAATGGTAGAGCAAGAGAATCGGCTAGTGGGGTGAGTatcttaaattacatttatatttgtcttttcctttttttcttatacGTTGTATAAGATTTCAGAGaatattagaaatatcttttttcgataaattaaaattgttccaAATAGGCAGCGAGTAGAGACTCCGATAAAAGATCGAACGCCGGATCGCCTACAAAATCCACTAAATCATTGCCGCGAACTCCCGACACACCTACGTCGACCTCTGAAGATAAAAAGAGTAAGTTCCTTATTTCATACTGGTTTACGAATAAGTTAATCTATAAGGTACCTGAGTCGAATAAAGCAACACTAAATAAAGGCccctttttaattatttaaaaacatatgtGCTAAAAGATGTATCATGGGAAGTGAAAAGGGGGGCCAGAGAATTAGGACCAATAACGTATCTGTTTACAAAAAAGACTTCGTGACAAAATACGTGCATTGCCTTGTTATTCGTAATCACATTTGAAGGTTCAATATCagagtttgaaaaaaattttgttttgcttattggaatattttatacggaaaatacattttatttgagtaatagaaataaaaattatctcacTTAATTATATGTCGATAtccttataaataaatttaaaaaaaagaaataaaataaatgaatgggTCTTATTCGATTCAGATACTTTACTTCGCGCGTAGATAAAACCCAACTCACGCCGTCAACCCTAAGGCATTTGATTactatcataatatttttaacgttagCCTTCATTTCATATGAATATAATTGCATCTCTTTTACATCGCTGAGAAATCGGACTGAATGCCCTAGAAAGAATTAGAGTAAGAAgaacaatgtttaaaaaagtCATATTACGTTGACATAGCGTATGTCCAAACAATCTTGTGTCTTTTAATTCTGCAGAGCTACCGATGAACAAAGTTCAAGTCGGCGCCGCGCCTTCCCCGAACCTGAAGACTGTACGATCGAAGATCGGTTCTCTAGACAATGCGAGTTACAGGCCGGGCGGTGGCAAAGTGAAAATTGAGAACAGGAAGCTCGACTTCAGCAAAGCGCAACCGAAGATCGCCGCGAAGAACGATAAATACATACCCAGCGGTGGCGACAAAAAGGTTGATCCCTTAAGATCCCGGTTGAAAATTGGTCAtcccataaaaaaattatttccgcgtgaaatatttcttagagaatatttctgatttttttttttttttcaatttctgtcAACTACGAAAAATAACATTGAAAGTAGAAAGATTGAGAAACAATACATGCCGAGCATTACAAATATCAAATCCAATTTCAATCACAGATCTCCCAAGTGAAACTTCAATGGAATGCCAAGTCCAAAGTGGGCTCCTTGGAGAACGCAACTTACAAACCGGGCGGTGGTGACAAGAAGATCGAAACAGTAAAGCTCGACTTCAAGGACAAGGCAAAGCCAAAAGTCGGATCCAAAGAAAATGCGAAGCATGTTCCTGGTGGCGGTACTGTCAAGGTGAGATCCGTCGAAATCCTAGCTAAGTTACATGTTTGCAACTTGTATTAATAGTTTAACCCTCCGCAGATATCGCTAAATTTCA
Protein-coding regions in this window:
- the LOC105201483 gene encoding microtubule-associated protein tau isoform X3, whose amino-acid sequence is MDSQETTNRVAEPASGHGETMVKPNVPLPPQGFQARPQGPPPTPRNSINNGPVGAPRPGPPLRRLDSRSSLGPPPASGQFVQLRPYSPPRPPGGSFPPRAPQPGQLPPQNPLLPPHQRFVYSPGIRGPPPQGAGGQRPPFVVNQQAYQAQQQQQQQQQQQQQQQQRSGNDPRFQRPDVAPPQNEPRRPSQESVFPRQLLRNDSSLSLQRQQLLSNEEIKQPIRPRIVIEKMADINETGVDKPEGYLQRKKSDVRENGEDDDDDVVMDNKKSPRHIDDGTPEGLVNGSKSPSTPRKLDDTSRPESRPGTATIEDKMEKMDDKQDVPSRPISANIDDTATLISQSRPSSAINNDREEQLADRPPSSKEINAASTPPKSSDNSRSATPSHLNAPQNAEQDRNSDKSRSSTPARLESPGNTERESTPVKTPDKSRSSTPAGLELPENAEQESRTPESKTPDKSRASTPASQLAPSPNAERESESAARTPNKSRLSTPQAEIESGDNEASAEPDKSADSTLHVKDSSRPASSLSSASEKGGKSPRSPTTPKSLENVKGFDNGQQRTLSSGSSPRSPKSPVDSEKQTEDGKKRTSFVEDSAEKADKTSPVKPTTLTVKTPREQTPDDEKKAAEKKAIQNGRARESASGAASRDSDKRSNAGSPTKSTKSLPRTPDTPTSTSEDKKKLPMNKVQVGAAPSPNLKTVRSKIGSLDNASYRPGGGKVKIENRKLDFSKAQPKIAAKNDKYIPSGGDKKISQVKLQWNAKSKVGSLENATYKPGGGDKKIETVKLDFKDKAKPKVGSKENAKHVPGGGTVKSATSPKTPQETKNDIPTQKLDIKAESKIGSLDNVKHKPGGGDKKIFNDREYLRQTSDRSNVESVNGSGSQSPVPSGAITDSGKNGLPASDENLNQEC
- the LOC105201483 gene encoding microtubule-associated protein tau isoform X1, coding for MDSQETTNRVAEPASGHGETMVKPNVPLPPQGFQARPQGPPPTPRNSINNGPVGAPRPGPPLRRLDSRSSLGPPPASGQFVQLRPYSPPRPPGGSFPPRAPQPGQLPPQNPLLPPHQRFVYSPGIRGPPPQGAGGQRPPFVVNQQAYQAQQQQQQQQQQQQQQQQRSGNDPRFQRPDVAPPQNEPRRPSQESVFPRQLLRNDSSLSLQRQQLLSNEEIKQPIRPRIVIEKMADINETGVDKPEGYLQRKKSDVRENGEDDDDDVVMDNKKSPRHIDDGTPEGLVNGSKSPSTPRKLDDTSRPESRPGTATIEDKMEKMDDKQDVPSRPISANIDDTATLISQSRPSSAINNDREEQLADRPPSSKEINAASTPPKSSDNSRSATPSHLNAPQNAEQDRNSDKSRSSTPARLESPGNTERESTPVKTPDKSRSSTPAGLELPENAEQESRTPESKTPDKSRASTPASQLAPSPNAERESESAARTPNKSRLSTPQAEIESGDNEASAEPDKSADSTLHVKDSSRPASSLSSASEKGGKSPRSPTTPKSLENVKGFDNGQQRTLSSGSSPRSPKSPVDSEKQTEDGKKRTSFVEDSAEKADKTSPVKPTTLTVKTPREQTPDDEKKAAEKKAIQNGRARESASGAASRDSDKRSNAGSPTKSTKSLPRTPDTPTSTSEDKKKLPMNKVQVGAAPSPNLKTVRSKIGSLDNASYRPGGGKVKIENRKLDFSKAQPKIAAKNDKYIPSGGDKKISQVKLQWNAKSKVGSLENATYKPGGGDKKIETVKLDFKDKAKPKVGSKENAKHVPGGGTVKSATSPKTPQETKNDIPTQKLDIKAESKIGSLDNVKHKPGGGDKKIFNDREYLRQTSDRSNVESVNGSGSQIRTSVKDDSQDGRSKISDNEIPQPQPPPSTPTKVRDVVSPSAVVTPQAVKSGLARSPEAMTPRKRLTQETGGSTLANGRASKTPSPDVTNAKGTPKGRSPGRSPTSPRPPSSLRVRSAGDKSSPDTPRKSSPVTPRKSSPVTPRKSPPVTSRKSSPVTPRKSSPGTPRISPVTPRKTPSPKELRLPKIASSPISREASSAVAETQPSKINLPKLIEPSSQSARKAY
- the LOC105201483 gene encoding microtubule-associated protein tau isoform X4; translation: MDSQETTNRVAEPASGHGETMVKPNVPLPPQGFQARPQGPPPTPRNSINNGPVGAPRPGPPLRRLDSRSSLGPPPASGQFVQLRPYSPPRPPGGSFPPRAPQPGQLPPQNPLLPPHQRFVYSPGIRGPPPQGAGGQRPPFVVNQQAYQAQQQQQQQQQQQQQQQQRSGNDPRFQRPDVAPPQNEPRRPSQESVFPRQLLRNDSSLSLQRQQLLSNEEIKQPIRPRIVIEKMADINETGVDKPEGYLQRKKSDVRENGEDDDDDVVMDNKKSPRHIDDGTPEGLVNGSKSPSTPRKLDDTSRPESRPGTATIEDKMEKMDDKQDVPSRPISANIDDTATLISQSRPSSAINNDREEQLADRPPSSKEINAASTPPKSSDNSRSATPSHLNAPQNAEQDRNSDKSRSSTPARLESPGNTERESTPVKTPDKSRSSTPAGLELPENAEQESRTPESKTPDKSRASTPASQLAPSPNAERESESAARTPNKSRLSTPQAEIESGDNEASAEPDKSADSTLHVKDSSRPASSLSSASEKGGKSPRSPTTPKSLENVKGFDNGQQRTLSSGSSPRSPKSPVDSEKQTEDGKKRTSFVEDSAEKADKTSPVKPTTLTVKTPREQTPDDEKKAAEKKAIQNGRARESASGAASRDSDKRSNAGSPTKSTKSLPRTPDTPTSTSEDKKKLPMNKVQVGAAPSPNLKTVRSKIGSLDNASYRPGGGKVKIENRKLDFSKAQPKIAAKNDKYIPSGGDKKISQVKLQWNAKSKVGSLENATYKPGGGDKKIETVKLDFKDKAKPKVGSKENAKHVPGGGTVKIPTQKLDIKAESKIGSLDNVKHKPGGGDKKIFNDREYLRQTSDRSNVESVNGSGSQSPVPSGAITDSGKNGLPASDENLNQEC
- the LOC105201483 gene encoding proteoglycan 4 isoform X2, whose translation is MDSQETTNRVAEPASGHGETMVKPNVPLPPQGFQARPQGPPPTPRNSINNGPVGAPRPGPPLRRLDSRSSLGPPPASGQFVQLRPYSPPRPPGGSFPPRAPQPGQLPPQNPLLPPHQRFVYSPGIRGPPPQGAGGQRPPFVVNQQAYQAQQQQQQQQQQQQQQQQRSGNDPRFQRPDVAPPQNEPRRPSQESVFPRQLLRNDSSLSLQRQQLLSNEEIKQPIRPRIVIEKMADINETGVDKPEGYLQRKKSDVRENGEDDDDDVVMDNKKSPRHIDDGTPEGLVNGSKSPSTPRKLDDTSRPESRPGTATIEDKMEKMDDKQDVPSRPISANIDDTATLISQSRPSSAINNDREEQLADRPPSSKEINAASTPPKSSDNSRSATPSHLNAPQNAEQDRNSDKSRSSTPARLESPGNTERESTPVKTPDKSRSSTPAGLELPENAEQESRTPESKTPDKSRASTPASQLAPSPNAERESESAARTPNKSRLSTPQAEIESGDNEASAEPDKSADSTLHVKDSSRPASSLSSASEKGGKSPRSPTTPKSLENVKGFDNGQQRTLSSGSSPRSPKSPVDSEKQTEDGKKRTSFVEDSAEKADKTSPVKPTTLTVKTPREQTPDDEKKAAEKKAIQNGRARESASGAASRDSDKRSNAGSPTKSTKSLPRTPDTPTSTSEDKKKLPMNKVQVGAAPSPNLKTVRSKIGSLDNASYRPGGGKVKIENRKLDFSKAQPKIAAKNDKYIPSGGDKKISQVKLQWNAKSKVGSLENATYKPGGGDKKIETVKLDFKDKAKPKVGSKENAKHVPGGGTVKIPTQKLDIKAESKIGSLDNVKHKPGGGDKKIFNDREYLRQTSDRSNVESVNGSGSQIRTSVKDDSQDGRSKISDNEIPQPQPPPSTPTKVRDVVSPSAVVTPQAVKSGLARSPEAMTPRKRLTQETGGSTLANGRASKTPSPDVTNAKGTPKGRSPGRSPTSPRPPSSLRVRSAGDKSSPDTPRKSSPVTPRKSSPVTPRKSPPVTSRKSSPVTPRKSSPGTPRISPVTPRKTPSPKELRLPKIASSPISREASSAVAETQPSKINLPKLIEPSSQSARKAY